Proteins found in one Triticum urartu cultivar G1812 chromosome 4, Tu2.1, whole genome shotgun sequence genomic segment:
- the LOC125551336 gene encoding LOW QUALITY PROTEIN: probable beta-D-xylosidase 2 (The sequence of the model RefSeq protein was modified relative to this genomic sequence to represent the inferred CDS: inserted 1 base in 1 codon): MIPHRHPCHCQPDSSCWDEYFSFTFDHALHCAAVSDEGRAMYNGGQASLTFWSPNVNIFRDPRWGRGQETPGEDPAVSGRYAAAYVRGLQQPYGGAGRHGGHTRLKTAACCKHFTAYDLDSWSGTDRFDFNAIVTPQDLEDTFNVPFRSCVADGRAASVMCSYNQVNGVPTCADESFLPGTIRGNWHLEGYIVSDCDSVDVFYRDQHYTRTHEDAVAATLRAGLDLDCGPFLAVYTEGAVAQRKVSDADIDAAVTNTVIVQMRLGMYDGDLATQPFGHLGPQHVCTPAHQELALEAARQSVVLLKNDGAALPLSRAAHHTVAVVGPHSQATVAMIGNYAGQPCRYTTPLQGIGRYVKTTLHQAGCTDVACQGGNQPIAAAVDAARRADATVVLLGLDQKVEAEGLDRTSLLLPGRQAELVSAVAKASKGPVILVLMSGGPVDIAFAQNDRKIAGILWAGYPGQAGGQAIADVIFGHHNPGGKLPVTWYPQDYLQKAPMTNMAMRADPARGYPGRTYRFYTGPTIHPFGHGLSYTKFTHTLAHAPAQLTVQLAGHHAAAASSLNTTKHLGHAAADVRVSHARCEGLSIPVHVVVKNVGDRXGAHTVLVYASPPAAAAAAHGAPARQLVVFEKVHVDGVRRIPVGEHMLTIGELTHLVTLGVEQLAV, translated from the exons ATGATCCCGCATAGACATCCGTGCCATTGCCAGCCAGATTCCTCTTGCTGGGACGAGTATTTCTCTTTCACATTTGATCATGCCTTGCATTGCGCG GCGGTGTCAGACGAGGGGCGAGCGATGTACAACGGCGGTCAGGCGAGCTTGACCTTCTGGAGCCCCAACGTGAACATCTTCCGCGACCCGCGGTGGGGCCGCGGCCAGGAGACACCCGGCGAGGACCCCGCCGTCTCCGGCCGCTACGCCGCCGCCTATGTCCGCGGCCTCCAGCAGCCCTACGGGGGCGCAGGTCGCCACGGCGGCCACACGCGTCTCAAGACCGCCGCCTGCTGCAAACACTTCACGGCCTACGACCTCGACAGCTGGTCCGGCACCGACCGCTTCGACTTCAACGCCATCGTCACGCCGCAGGACCTCGAGGACACCTTCAACGTCCCCTTCCGCTCCTGTGTCGCCGACGGCCGCGCCGCCAGCGTCATGTGCTCCTATAACCAGGTCAACGGCGTGCCCACCTGCGCCGACGAGTCCTTCCTCCCCGGCACCATCAGGGGCAACTGGCACCTCGAGGGGTACATCGTCTCTGACTGCGACTCcgtcgacgtcttctaccgcgaCCAGCACTACACCAGGACCCACGAGGACGCCGTCGCCGCCACGCTCCGGGCCGGCCTCGACCTCGACTGCGGCCCCTTCCTGGCCGTCTACACCGAGGGCGCCGTCGCGCAGCGGAAGGTGTCCGACGCCGACATCGACGCCGCCGTCACCAACACCGTTATCGTGCAGATGCGCCTCGGGATGTACGACGGCGATCTGGCCACGCAGCCGTTCGGCCACCTCGGCCCGCAGCACGTGTGCACGCCCGCGCACCAAGAGCTGGCGCTGGAGGCGGCGAGGCAGAGCGTCGTGCTCCTCAAGAACGACGGCGCCGCGCTGCCGCTCTCACGAGCCGCGCACCACACAGTCGCCGTCGTCGGCCCGCACTCCCAGGCCACCGTGGCCATGATCGGGAACTACGCCGGTCAGCCGTGCCGGTACACCACGCCGCTGCAGGGCATCGGCAGGTACGTGAAGACCACATTACACCAGGCGGGCTGCACCGACGTGGCATGCCAAGGCGGCAACCAGCCGATCGCCGCTGCCGTCGACGCGGCCCGTCGTGCTGACGCCACCGTCGTCCTGCTCGGCCTCGATCAGAAGGTCGAGGCCGAGGGCCTGGACCGGACAAGCCTGCTCCTTCCTGGTCGCCAGGCGGAGCTCGTCTCCGCTGTGGCGAAGGCCTCCAAAGGGCCGGTGATCCTCGTCCTCATGTCCGGCGGGCCCGTCGACATTGCCTTCGCGCAGAACGACCGGAAGATCGCTGGCATCCTGTGGGCAGGGTACCCCGGCCAGGCCGGCGGGCAGGCGATCGCCGATGTAATCTTCGGTCACCACAACCCAG GAGGGAAGCTGCCGGTGACATGGTACCCACAGGATTACCTGCAGAAGGCGCCGATGACAAACATGGCGATGCGCGCCGACCCGGCGAGGGGGTACCCCGGACGGACGTATCGGTTCTACACTGGCCCGACCATCCACCCGTTCGGACACGGCCTCAGCTACACCAAGTTCACCCACACGCTCGCGCACGCGCCGGCGCAACTCACCGTCCAGCTTGCCGGtcaccacgccgccgccgcctcctccctcaaCACGACGAAGCATCTTGGCCATGCCGCCGCCGATGTGCGTGTCTCGCACGCGCGGTGCGAGGGCCTGAGCATCCCGGTCCACGTGGTCGTGAAGAACGTCGGAGACC GAGGCGCGCATACGGTGCTCGTGTACGCGTCCCCTCCGGCTGCGGCCGCCGCGGCCCACGGCGCGCCCGCTCGTCAGCTGGTTGTGTTCGAGAAGGTGCACGTGGACGGGGTCCGAAGGATCCCCGTGGGCGAGCACATGCTGACGATCGGCGAGCTAACCCACCTGGTCACGCTGGGGGTCGAACAACTAGCAGTGTAG